In one window of Cryptococcus neoformans var. neoformans B-3501A chromosome 11, whole genome shotgun sequence DNA:
- a CDS encoding hypothetical protein (HMMPfam hit to RasGAP, GTPase-activator protein for Ras-like GTPase, score: 236.1, E(): 6.1e-68; HMMPfam hit to RasGAP_C, RasGAP C-terminus, score: 38.6, E(): 1.8e-08) gives MTTTMMTMSSSATPSLSSSSPSIHSRLSRRLTNRMTNRYSVNAMYSLAAEQDVDIEDDLARAQKRLRELKARISSQSKKNFVLERDVRYLDSRIALLIQNRMAADEKRQVAETLEEVDEESGLWPDEKKMGQYANLFFLLQSEPRHIASLCRLVSLSEIDTLLQTVMFTLYGNQYEQREEHLLLTMFQSVLSAQFETASEFGSLLRANTPVSRMMTTYTRRGPGQSYLKSVLADRINSLIEHKDLNLEINPLKVYDQMIQQIEEDTGSLPPSLPRGVPPEVAAVNPDVQAIIIPRITMLMEIANSFLATIIDSMESVPYGIRWICKQIRSLTRRKYPDASDASICSLIGGFFFLRFINPAIVTPQAYMLVDGVPAKYPRRTLTLIAKMLQNLANKPSYAKEQYMMSLNPFVENNKVRMNKFLNALCEVGDFYESLELDQYMALSKKDLQINITLNELYNTHSLLMQHMDVLSPNDKHHLRILLDELGPAPAQVPRKENRSIELPLFSRWETPIQDLSTSLMSDSVTQNDINYMEAKAIFVQLLRSIPTIANERPINLPALAEKAATSNDPVLVRRGIKVQALLSELDGAGVVGQSNDYGLMQDEVAAEMVHLGNTKEKVVLESRSLESVYKTICDHNNYLRSQLEQYKAYLQNVRLTSSKEKGTSGVGVVTVNGKEKKQVKNQALGPYRFTHAQFEKEGIIMESNVPENRRTNIYFNITSPAPGTFIIALHFKGRDKPILEMDLKIDDLLEKQKDHQAMLDLEYVQLNVPKVLALFNKLFSKRR, from the exons ATGACGACCACTATGATGACCATGTCCTCCTCTGCCACGccatccctttcctcctcatcaccctctATCCACTCACGTCTCTCTCGCCGTCTCACCAACCGAATGACCAACCGTTACTCGGTCAACGCCATGTACTCCCTCGCGGCTGAGCAAGATGTCGATATTGAAGACGATCTCGCTCGCGCCCAGAAACGACTTAGAGAACTGAAAGCGAGGATATCATCGCAATCAAAGAAAAACTTTGttttggaaagagatgTGAGATACCTTGATTCAAGGATAGCATTGTTGATCCAAAATAGAATGGCAGCGGATGAAAAGAGACAGGTGGCGGAGACACTGGAAGAAGTAGACGAAGAGAGCGGACTCTGGccagatgagaagaagatggggcAGTATGCGAACCTGTTTTTTCTGCTGCAAAGTGAACCTCGGCATATAGCGAGTCTATGCAGGCTTGTAAGCCTGTCGGAGATCGATACGTTGTTACAGACGGTGATGTTTACGCTGTACGGGAATCAGTATGAGCAGAGAGAGGAGCATTTACTATTAACAATGTTTCAA AGTGTTCTCTCAGCACAGTTTGAGACAGCTTCCGAATTCGGTTCCCTCCTCCGCGCAAACACTCCCGTTTCTCGGATGATGACTACATACACACGAAGAGGACCTGGTCAGAGTTACTTGAAAAGCGTATTGGCGGACCGAATCAACAGTTTAATTGAGCACAAAGATCTCAACCTGGAAATCAATCCTCTCAAG GTGTACGATCAGATGATCCAACAAATCGAAGAGGACACCGGGTCCCTcccaccttctctccctcgcGGTGTCCCCCCTGAAGTCGCTGCTGTCAACCCCGACGTCCAAgctatcatcatcccccGGATTACTATGCTCATGGAAATCGCTAATTCGTTCCTCGCGACGATTATTGACAGTATGGAGTCGGTGCCGTATGGGATCAGATGGATCTGTAAGCAGATTAGGAGTTTAACAAGG AGGAAATACCCGGACGCATCGGATGCGAGTATATGTTCACTAATCGGCggtttctttttccttcgaTTCATCAATCCGGCAATCGTTACCCCCCAAGCGTACATGCTCGTGGACGGTGTCCCTGCCAAGTATCCTCGCAGAACGCTCACTTTG ATTGCAAAAATGTTACAAAACCTTGCGAACAAACCAAGCTATGCGAAAGAGCAGTATATGATGTCGCTCAACCCCTTTGTGGAGAATAACAAAGTTCGGATGAATAAGTTCTTGAATGCGTTATGCGAGGTTGGAGATTTCTATGAATCACTCGAG CTTGACCAATACATGGCGCTGTCGAAAAAGGATTTACAGATCAACATCACCCTTAATGAATTGTACAATACCCACTCATTACTGATGCAACATATGGACGTGCTC TCTCCAAACGATAAGCATCACCTCCGTATCCTCCTCGATGAACTCGGTCCCGCACCAGCCCAAGTCCccagaaaagaaaatcGCTCGATCGAActccccctcttctcccgcTGGGAAACGCCTATTCAAGacctctccacctccctcaTGTCCGATAGCGTCACCCAAAACGACATCAATTATATGGAAGCCAAAGCCATCTTTGTTCAACTTTTGCGATCTATACCTACCATTGCCAATGAACGCCCGATCAATTTGCCGGCGCTAGCGGAAAAGGCAGCGACGAGCAACGATCCGGTACTGGTGAGAAGGGGAATCAAGGTACAAGCCTTATTGTCAGAACTGGATGGAGCGGGCGTTGTGGGACAATCAAATGACTACGGGTTGATGCAAGATGAGGTAGCGGCGGAGATGGTTCATCTTGGGAATACAAAGGAGAAAGTCGTTCTTGAATCTCGCTCCTTAGAGTCAGTGTACAAGACGATCTGCGACCATAACAATTACCTCCGAAGTCAACTCGAGCAGTACAAGGCCTATTTGCAAAACGTACGATTGACAAGTAgtaaggagaagggaacAAGTGGTGTTGGGGTCGTGACGGTgaatggaaaggagaagaagcaagtaAAGAATCAGGCTTTGGGACCTTATAGGTTTACGCATGCCCAatttgagaaggaggggatTATTATGGAGAGTAACGTGCCGGAGAACAG acgtACGAACATTTACTTCAACATCACCTCACCCGCCCCTGGCACATTCATCATCGCTCTCCATTTCAAGGGCCGCGATAAACCGATATTGGAGATGGATTTGAAAATTGATGATTTGTTGGAGAAACAAAAGGATCATCAGGCAATGTTGGATCTGGAGTATGTGCAGTTGAATGTACCCAAGGTGCTAGCTTTGTTCAACAAG TTGTTctcgaagaggagataA